A stretch of the Streptomyces ortus genome encodes the following:
- a CDS encoding pyridoxal phosphate-dependent aminotransferase: MSGTAGAGPATFPAARRLSGLAQSDIRRMSRESDRLGAINLGQGICDLPTPGVVAEAAKAAIDAGESTYTYPEGHLALRRAIAEKAARYNGLTVAPEGEVVVTAGATGAYTAAVNALLDPGDGILIMEPYYGYHVNAAVVAGLEPQFLTLAPPEFTLTEEALRAAVRPTTRAVVVCTPSNPSGKMFGRAELEAVARVAHERDLLVISDEIYEYIRYDDRPHLSPATVGGLWPRSVTITGLSKTFSITGWRLGYALAPEPLARAIALVNDLYYVCAPHPLQLGVLAGFALPSAYFTEMREDYQRKRDRLCDALATAGMSPLVPQGAYYVLADVSEWGFGTARDAATALLEHGGVASVPGSAFYRGATGENLLRFCFAKEDTVVEEAIRRIRRFRPRGNLVDADAGAVPGRGPRAW, encoded by the coding sequence ATGAGCGGGACGGCGGGCGCCGGGCCGGCCACCTTCCCGGCCGCGAGGCGCCTGAGCGGCCTCGCCCAGTCCGACATACGGCGCATGAGCCGGGAGAGCGACCGGCTGGGGGCCATCAACCTCGGACAGGGCATCTGCGACCTGCCGACCCCCGGGGTGGTGGCCGAGGCGGCCAAGGCGGCGATCGACGCCGGCGAGAGCACCTACACCTACCCCGAGGGACACCTCGCGCTGCGCCGGGCGATCGCCGAGAAGGCGGCCCGGTACAACGGCCTGACGGTGGCACCCGAGGGGGAGGTCGTGGTCACCGCCGGTGCCACCGGCGCGTACACCGCGGCCGTCAACGCGCTGCTCGACCCGGGCGACGGCATCCTGATCATGGAGCCGTACTACGGCTACCACGTCAACGCCGCCGTCGTCGCCGGACTCGAGCCGCAGTTCCTCACCCTGGCACCGCCGGAGTTCACCCTCACCGAGGAGGCGCTGCGGGCCGCGGTGCGGCCCACCACCCGGGCCGTCGTGGTGTGCACGCCGTCGAACCCCAGCGGCAAGATGTTCGGCAGGGCCGAGCTGGAGGCGGTCGCGCGCGTCGCACACGAACGGGACCTGCTCGTCATCAGCGACGAGATCTACGAGTACATCCGCTACGACGACCGCCCCCACCTCTCGCCCGCCACGGTGGGGGGCCTGTGGCCGCGCTCGGTCACCATCACCGGCCTGTCCAAGACGTTCAGCATCACCGGCTGGCGCCTCGGTTACGCCCTCGCGCCCGAGCCGCTGGCCAGGGCGATCGCCCTCGTCAACGACCTCTACTACGTCTGCGCGCCCCATCCGCTCCAGCTCGGCGTCCTCGCCGGCTTCGCGCTGCCGTCCGCCTACTTCACCGAGATGCGCGAGGACTACCAGCGCAAACGCGACCGGCTGTGCGACGCGCTGGCCACGGCCGGCATGTCTCCCCTCGTCCCCCAGGGGGCGTACTACGTCCTGGCCGACGTCTCGGAGTGGGGTTTCGGCACCGCCCGGGACGCGGCGACGGCACTGCTGGAGCACGGCGGAGTGGCCTCGGTCCCGGGCAGCGCCTTCTACCGGGGGGCGACCGGCGAGAACCTGCTGCGGTTCTGCTTCGCCAAGGAGGACACGGTGGTGGAGGAGGCGATCCGGCGGATACGCCGCTTCCGGCCCCGCGGCAACCTCGTGGACGCGGACGCGGGAGCCGTCCCGGGAAGAGGGCCGCGGGCATGGTGA
- a CDS encoding LuxR C-terminal-related transcriptional regulator: MSEGVRVRVLCAVHGDPLAAAEFAAVLGERQRAGLEPLPADPVGAVPGLLRSRRPALRSLAPATRRLLLIAAADQHPFATRAYQRAVAAARLDTGLLDDAEAAGLARTTSAGVVFRDPWTRVAAYETASAADRRETHRLLARVLRGEGEAPRRSWHRAAVALGPSRRLVAELRASAQEARAAAEHALACGLLERAAVLTPDPRERPRLLARAAADAWRSGDGDRARRLAMHGDVDGLSGVLALRAENATEAFDALLAAAERSAEPRGERTAEPSTAGSARRAIGRAAAVGPAGSAAAVGPAGSAAAVGPAGSAAAVVPAGSAAAVVPAGSAAAVGAAGNAAVVGLAPSAPVVGAGARAPVAGATGVLGGRPAVPGTAAHLVARATEAAIYTGDLRRCREAAAVAARLGIEGPGTLGGLTAAFEGRYEDARDLLRTAAGHREPGGDPTTLIHSSIAALLLGDHTRAASAAVRAAASARALGEPATVPQAMEFRAYAEFWTGRPRSAGAATLEALRQAYATGQDNGACHLQAALAMFAAVTGDEELCRARAGTARAHALEHGLGLPAALALWALAFLDLGTGRYAAAASRLRALAGFGPGHGHRAVRHLAIPHYVEAAVRTGDTLVARSAHADYDRWARVVRSADDLALSARCRALLATGHEAADHYRTALDLHAGGTRDFERARTELLFGGALRRLRRRTEARDRLHSALEAFEYFGAPHCAAEARAELRALGAPARSPAGTPGMVGLLTAQQLTVARMAAEGATNREIAARLLLSPRTIDHHLRGVFNRLGIRSRIELVRLLASEE; the protein is encoded by the coding sequence TTGTCCGAGGGCGTCCGGGTCAGGGTGCTGTGCGCCGTGCACGGTGATCCGCTCGCCGCCGCCGAGTTCGCGGCCGTCCTCGGCGAGCGCCAACGGGCCGGTCTCGAACCGCTTCCGGCCGACCCCGTCGGCGCGGTGCCCGGACTGCTGCGCTCCCGCCGCCCCGCGTTGCGCTCGCTCGCCCCCGCCACTCGGCGCCTGCTGCTGATCGCCGCCGCCGACCAGCACCCGTTCGCCACGCGCGCCTATCAACGGGCGGTCGCCGCGGCCCGGTTGGACACCGGTCTCCTCGACGACGCCGAGGCGGCCGGGCTCGCCCGTACGACCTCCGCCGGAGTCGTGTTCCGGGACCCCTGGACGCGTGTCGCCGCCTATGAGACGGCGTCCGCCGCCGACCGGCGCGAGACACACCGGCTGCTCGCCCGGGTCCTGCGCGGGGAGGGCGAGGCGCCCCGCCGGTCCTGGCACCGGGCCGCCGTGGCGCTCGGCCCCAGCAGGCGCCTCGTGGCGGAACTGCGCGCCTCGGCCCAGGAGGCACGCGCCGCCGCTGAACACGCCCTGGCCTGCGGGCTCCTCGAACGGGCGGCCGTCCTGACCCCGGACCCGCGCGAACGTCCGCGTCTGCTGGCCCGGGCCGCCGCCGACGCCTGGCGCTCGGGCGACGGCGACCGGGCCCGCCGGCTGGCCATGCACGGGGATGTCGACGGCTTGAGCGGAGTGCTCGCTCTACGCGCGGAGAACGCCACGGAGGCGTTCGACGCGCTGCTCGCGGCGGCGGAACGAAGCGCCGAGCCGAGGGGGGAGCGAACCGCCGAGCCGAGTACGGCCGGCTCGGCCCGCCGTGCGATCGGGCGCGCGGCAGCCGTCGGACCGGCCGGAAGCGCCGCGGCCGTCGGACCGGCCGGAAGCGCCGCGGCCGTCGGACCGGCCGGAAGCGCCGCGGCCGTCGTACCGGCCGGAAGCGCGGCAGCCGTTGTGCCGGCCGGAAGTGCTGCGGCCGTGGGGGCCGCCGGAAACGCCGCGGTCGTCGGACTGGCCCCAAGCGCCCCGGTCGTCGGAGCGGGCGCACGTGCGCCGGTCGCCGGCGCGACCGGTGTGCTGGGCGGGCGCCCCGCCGTTCCCGGCACCGCCGCGCACCTGGTGGCACGTGCCACCGAAGCCGCCATCTACACCGGCGACCTGCGCCGTTGCCGGGAGGCCGCCGCCGTCGCCGCCCGGCTCGGGATCGAGGGACCCGGCACGCTCGGCGGCCTGACCGCGGCGTTTGAGGGCCGGTACGAGGACGCCCGCGACCTGCTGCGAACAGCCGCCGGACACCGCGAACCCGGCGGCGACCCCACCACGCTGATCCACTCCTCCATCGCCGCGCTGCTGCTCGGCGACCACACCCGCGCGGCGTCCGCGGCCGTCCGGGCCGCCGCCTCGGCCCGTGCCCTGGGTGAGCCCGCGACCGTGCCGCAGGCCATGGAGTTCCGGGCGTACGCCGAGTTCTGGACGGGACGCCCGCGATCCGCCGGGGCCGCCACGCTGGAGGCCCTGCGGCAGGCGTACGCCACCGGGCAGGACAACGGCGCCTGCCACCTCCAGGCGGCGCTCGCCATGTTCGCCGCCGTCACCGGGGACGAGGAACTCTGCCGGGCGCGCGCCGGGACGGCCCGCGCACACGCCCTGGAGCACGGCCTCGGGCTGCCCGCCGCGCTCGCCCTGTGGGCGCTCGCCTTCCTCGACCTCGGCACGGGCCGCTACGCGGCGGCGGCGTCCCGGTTGCGCGCGCTCGCCGGATTCGGCCCCGGGCACGGGCACCGGGCCGTCCGCCACCTCGCCATCCCGCACTACGTGGAGGCCGCCGTCCGCACCGGCGACACCCTGGTCGCACGCAGCGCCCACGCCGACTACGACCGCTGGGCCCGCGTCGTGCGCAGCGCGGACGACCTCGCGCTGAGCGCCCGCTGCCGGGCCCTGCTGGCGACCGGGCACGAGGCCGCCGACCACTACCGGACGGCTCTCGACCTCCACGCCGGCGGCACCCGTGACTTCGAACGGGCCCGTACGGAGCTGTTGTTCGGCGGTGCGCTGCGGCGGCTGCGGCGCCGGACGGAGGCGCGGGACCGGCTGCACAGTGCCCTGGAGGCCTTCGAGTACTTCGGGGCGCCGCACTGCGCCGCCGAGGCGCGGGCGGAGCTGCGGGCCCTGGGCGCGCCCGCCCGGTCCCCGGCCGGCACGCCCGGCATGGTCGGTCTGCTGACCGCGCAGCAGCTCACGGTGGCGCGCATGGCCGCCGAGGGGGCCACCAACCGGGAGATCGCGGCCCGACTGCTACTCAGTCCGCGGACCATCGACCACCACCTGCGCGGGGTCTTCAACCGCCTCGGCATACGGTCCCGGATCGAGCTGGTCAGGCTGCTGGCATCGGAGGAGTGA
- a CDS encoding SDR family NAD(P)-dependent oxidoreductase, producing the protein MSGKNIVITGAGSGIGAETARRLAPGNRLILHYHTAKEGALALREELAPLAEGVDVVEADLTTGAGCEALAEEVRGHTDALDVLVNNAGGMIERRSVGDLTWDHLAATFALNTFSAMRLTGLCTGLLRRGRNDPCVVNVTSIAMRHGAPTATAYGASKAALDSFTRGAAGELAPDIRVNAVAPGIIDTRFHERVTSADTMRRFIGNTPLKRAGGVADVARTIEYLVGATFVTGETIDCNGGLAMR; encoded by the coding sequence ATGTCTGGGAAGAACATCGTGATCACGGGTGCCGGAAGCGGCATCGGGGCCGAGACGGCGCGGCGGCTGGCCCCCGGGAACCGGCTCATCCTGCACTACCACACGGCGAAGGAGGGCGCCCTGGCCCTGCGGGAGGAACTGGCGCCCCTCGCTGAGGGCGTCGACGTGGTCGAGGCCGACCTGACCACCGGCGCGGGCTGCGAGGCACTGGCCGAAGAGGTCCGCGGGCACACCGACGCGCTGGACGTCCTGGTCAACAACGCGGGCGGCATGATCGAGCGCCGGTCCGTCGGGGACCTGACCTGGGACCACCTGGCCGCGACGTTCGCGCTGAACACCTTCTCCGCGATGCGGCTCACCGGCCTGTGCACCGGACTCCTGCGCCGGGGCCGCAACGACCCCTGCGTCGTCAACGTGACCTCGATCGCGATGCGCCACGGGGCGCCGACCGCGACGGCGTACGGCGCGTCCAAGGCCGCCCTGGACTCCTTCACACGCGGCGCCGCGGGCGAACTCGCGCCGGACATCCGGGTCAACGCGGTGGCACCCGGCATCATCGACACCCGCTTCCACGAGCGCGTGACGTCCGCGGACACGATGCGGCGGTTCATCGGGAACACCCCGCTGAAACGCGCGGGAGGGGTCGCTGACGTCGCCCGCACCATCGAGTACCTGGTCGGCGCCACCTTCGTCACGGGGGAGACGATCGACTGCAACGGCGGCCTCGCGATGCGCTAG
- a CDS encoding UDP-glucose dehydrogenase family protein: MIGTGYLGATHAVCMAALGFETLGLDVDVEKAAALSSGRLPFHEPGLEVLLRDQLATGRLRFTTSYEEAAAFADVHFLCVGTPQRADGPGADLRYVDGAVEALGPYLTRPCLLVGKSTVPVGTAARLRARLAQLAPAGQDAEVAWNPEFLREGFAVQDTLRPDRLVFGVASDRAERLLREVYAPLLEPADGREPVPLVVADLATAELVKAAANSFLATKISFINAMAEVCEAAGADVLPLARALAHDPRIGGRFLSPGVGFGGGCLPKDIRAFTARAEELGVGRAVEFLHQVDEVNLRRRTAVVDLARELSGGDLCGRRIAVLGAAFKPGSDDVRDSPALAVADLIEREGAEVVVHDPMAMDNARKVFPSLSFADSVTEAAVGSDVLLHLTEWPEFADIDPHALGDTVAGRHIIDARNTLNPSHWQAANWNYRALGRPS, encoded by the coding sequence GTGATCGGCACCGGCTACCTGGGAGCCACCCACGCGGTCTGCATGGCCGCACTCGGATTCGAGACCCTGGGCCTGGACGTGGACGTGGAGAAGGCCGCAGCGCTCTCCTCCGGCCGGCTCCCGTTCCACGAACCCGGCCTCGAAGTGCTCCTGCGCGACCAACTCGCCACCGGACGGCTGCGGTTCACCACGTCCTACGAGGAGGCCGCGGCCTTCGCCGACGTCCACTTCCTGTGCGTCGGCACCCCACAGCGCGCCGACGGGCCCGGGGCCGACCTGCGGTACGTGGACGGCGCGGTGGAGGCGCTGGGCCCGTACCTGACACGCCCCTGCCTGCTGGTGGGCAAGTCCACCGTCCCGGTCGGCACGGCCGCGCGCCTGCGGGCGCGGCTCGCGCAACTGGCGCCGGCGGGACAGGACGCGGAAGTGGCGTGGAACCCGGAGTTCCTGCGCGAGGGATTCGCCGTGCAGGACACCCTGCGGCCCGACCGGCTGGTCTTCGGTGTCGCGTCGGACCGGGCGGAGCGGCTGCTGCGCGAGGTCTACGCACCGCTGCTCGAACCGGCGGACGGGCGTGAGCCGGTGCCCCTGGTGGTCGCCGACCTGGCCACCGCGGAGCTGGTGAAGGCCGCGGCGAACTCCTTCCTGGCCACGAAGATCTCCTTCATCAACGCCATGGCGGAGGTGTGCGAGGCGGCCGGGGCCGACGTCCTGCCGTTGGCGCGGGCCCTCGCACACGACCCCCGGATCGGCGGTCGCTTCCTGAGCCCGGGAGTCGGCTTCGGCGGGGGCTGCCTGCCCAAGGACATCCGCGCCTTCACGGCCAGGGCCGAAGAGCTCGGCGTCGGCCGGGCCGTGGAGTTCCTGCACCAGGTCGACGAGGTCAACCTGCGGCGGCGTACCGCGGTGGTCGACCTGGCGAGGGAGCTGAGCGGCGGTGACCTGTGCGGGCGGCGGATCGCGGTCCTGGGGGCGGCCTTCAAGCCGGGCTCCGACGACGTACGGGACTCGCCGGCGCTCGCGGTGGCCGACCTCATCGAGCGGGAGGGCGCCGAGGTGGTCGTCCACGACCCCATGGCGATGGACAACGCGCGCAAGGTGTTCCCGTCGCTGTCCTTCGCGGACTCCGTCACGGAGGCGGCCGTCGGAAGCGACGTCCTGCTGCACCTCACCGAATGGCCGGAGTTCGCGGACATCGACCCCCACGCCTTGGGCGACACGGTGGCCGGGCGGCACATCATAGACGCCCGAAACACCCTGAACCCCTCCCACTGGCAAGCAGCAAACTGGAACTACCGAGCCCTGGGCCGCCCCTCGTAG
- a CDS encoding UDP-glucuronic acid decarboxylase family protein has translation MRTRVLVTGGAGFIGSHLCERLIDDGHEVICLDNLFTGRRSNMAKLLGDPRFEFERHDVAEPFHVEVDQIYHLACPASPVHYQRNPVRTVRTCVQGTLNALELARETGARLFVASTSEVYGDPEVHPQTEGYWGHVNPIGVRACYDEGKRCAEALAMSFARQYGVEVRLGRIFNTYGPRMHENDGRVVSNFAVQALRGEPLTLYGDGSQTRSFCYVDDLVEAVVRLMATETDARPVNLGNPTETTVEQIAREIRRLAGSRSELVLRPLPEDDPARRRPDISRAATLLGWEPKIDLEEGLRRTIADFAARTTSTDGPRTEPVAARQEVCR, from the coding sequence ATGCGTACACGTGTTCTTGTCACAGGCGGTGCCGGATTCATCGGATCACATCTGTGCGAGCGGCTGATCGACGACGGCCACGAGGTCATCTGCCTGGACAACCTCTTCACCGGCCGGCGCAGCAACATGGCGAAGCTGCTCGGCGATCCCCGCTTCGAGTTCGAACGGCACGACGTGGCCGAGCCCTTCCACGTCGAGGTCGACCAGATCTACCACTTAGCCTGCCCGGCCTCCCCGGTGCACTACCAGCGCAACCCGGTGCGCACCGTCCGCACCTGTGTGCAGGGCACGCTGAACGCCCTCGAACTGGCCCGCGAGACCGGCGCCCGCCTGTTCGTCGCCTCCACCTCCGAGGTGTACGGCGACCCCGAGGTCCACCCGCAGACGGAGGGCTACTGGGGGCACGTCAACCCCATCGGGGTCAGGGCCTGTTACGACGAGGGAAAGCGCTGCGCGGAAGCCCTCGCGATGAGCTTCGCGCGGCAGTACGGCGTCGAGGTCCGGCTCGGCCGCATCTTCAACACCTACGGCCCGCGGATGCACGAGAACGACGGCAGGGTGGTGTCGAACTTCGCGGTCCAGGCGCTCCGCGGAGAGCCCCTGACCCTGTACGGCGACGGCAGCCAGACCCGGTCCTTCTGCTACGTCGACGACCTGGTCGAGGCCGTCGTCCGCCTGATGGCGACCGAGACGGACGCCCGGCCGGTGAACCTCGGCAACCCGACGGAGACGACCGTCGAGCAGATCGCCCGGGAGATCAGGCGGCTCGCCGGCTCACGGTCCGAACTGGTCCTGCGGCCCCTGCCCGAGGACGACCCCGCCCGCCGCCGCCCCGACATCTCCCGGGCCGCCACGCTGCTGGGCTGGGAACCGAAGATCGACCTGGAGGAGGGGCTGCGCCGGACGATCGCCGACTTCGCCGCCCGGACGACCTCCACGGACGGGCCGCGGACCGAGCCCGTCGCGGCACGGCAGGAGGTCTGCCGATGA
- the rarD gene encoding EamA family transporter RarD, producing MVNDTRRGGLYGVAAYVLWGLFPLYFRLLDSSSTLEILLQRLLWTLPVCLLVVAATGAAGRLRALLRRRRRVAALAGAATVLAVNSGCYVYAVNTDRVIEASLGYFVNPLVTVALAVLVRRERLRPLQWAAVSTGVLSVLVVTVDYGRPPWIALILATSFGLYGLIKKQVGEDVDALAGLTTEALTLAPLAAAGLAFHTATGHGTFTQDVPWHAVLLAAGGVTVVAPLLLFAAAARRLPLATIGLLQYLTPVLQLLIGVVLFHEEMPASRWGGFALIWLALALLSTDALREQDRRSARARESEPAAPPQPQPVRARARTPEE from the coding sequence ATGGTGAACGACACACGCCGAGGCGGCCTGTACGGGGTGGCCGCCTACGTGCTGTGGGGCCTGTTCCCGCTGTATTTCCGGCTCCTGGACAGCTCCAGCACCCTGGAGATCCTGCTGCAGCGGCTCCTGTGGACACTGCCGGTCTGCCTGCTGGTGGTCGCCGCCACCGGCGCCGCGGGCCGGCTGCGCGCGCTGCTGCGCCGGCGGCGCCGGGTGGCCGCGCTCGCCGGGGCGGCCACCGTACTCGCGGTGAACTCGGGCTGCTACGTGTACGCCGTGAACACCGACCGCGTCATTGAGGCGTCGCTGGGCTACTTCGTCAACCCGCTGGTCACCGTGGCACTGGCCGTGCTCGTACGGCGGGAACGGCTGCGTCCTCTCCAGTGGGCGGCGGTCTCCACAGGCGTCCTGTCCGTGCTCGTCGTCACCGTCGACTACGGCCGGCCGCCCTGGATCGCACTGATCCTCGCGACCTCGTTCGGCCTCTACGGACTCATCAAGAAGCAGGTCGGCGAGGACGTCGACGCACTCGCCGGGCTCACCACCGAGGCCCTCACCCTCGCGCCCCTCGCCGCGGCCGGACTCGCCTTCCACACGGCCACCGGGCACGGCACCTTCACCCAGGACGTCCCCTGGCACGCCGTGCTCCTCGCCGCGGGCGGCGTGACGGTCGTCGCCCCGCTCCTGCTGTTCGCGGCGGCGGCCAGGCGGCTGCCGCTGGCCACGATCGGGCTTCTCCAGTACCTGACGCCCGTGCTGCAACTGCTCATCGGAGTCGTGCTGTTCCACGAGGAGATGCCGGCCTCGCGGTGGGGCGGCTTCGCCCTGATCTGGCTCGCGCTGGCCCTGCTGAGCACGGACGCGCTGCGCGAACAGGACCGGCGGAGTGCGAGGGCCCGCGAGAGCGAGCCCGCCGCACCGCCACAGCCACAGCCCGTCCGGGCGCGGGCGCGCACCCCGGAAGAGTGA
- a CDS encoding FAD-dependent oxidoreductase, translating to MKRKELHVVIGAGIAGCLAAITRSRAGYDVVVLERERARSEGTYPVCTQTSNIVSENHSGAEYPYDPQSARDCLDGRIENERFFPETIYGGKTYSRIIASRSMMDDGHDIVGQCRTNMDVIRAHYARRCEEDPADAVFGDPAQVCREVPTVDGVHDVAAAFLTPQRGMNPVLVSTVLDWELRQCGVDFREGSGVRAVERRPDGRYDVVHTDAGGAVRTLVADQVSLCSATAAFGMAKSLEPRIEFPQLFMALRQILYVDLPDGTEKNFTCLKLEDSYGGMLSPLNEHVAMVYHPPAGHVMNLLMDPVTGAAPAPYARHLAEGHPETAERAERTVTRLREFYPELRRSRILGTYLKVAINTVSDSRVRRNIGVFDVGSGATMTVLPKWTMCAVNARKELALALEHSRAAGTVDADEVREILAGSTRACWQTPPDWAGKPELLTARAKKHAINMNVPEVLALRFGDTADRQGAPQTSY from the coding sequence ATGAAACGCAAGGAACTGCACGTGGTGATCGGCGCGGGAATCGCCGGCTGCCTCGCCGCGATCACCCGCAGCCGCGCGGGGTACGACGTCGTCGTCCTGGAGCGGGAGCGGGCGCGCTCCGAAGGCACGTACCCCGTCTGCACGCAGACCAGCAACATCGTCAGCGAGAACCACAGCGGCGCCGAGTACCCCTACGACCCGCAGAGCGCGCGCGACTGCCTGGACGGCCGCATCGAGAACGAGCGCTTCTTCCCCGAGACGATCTACGGCGGCAAGACCTACAGCCGCATCATCGCCTCCCGGAGCATGATGGACGACGGCCACGACATCGTCGGCCAGTGCCGTACGAACATGGACGTCATCCGCGCGCACTACGCACGGCGGTGCGAGGAGGACCCGGCCGACGCCGTCTTCGGCGACCCGGCGCAGGTCTGCCGCGAGGTCCCCACCGTGGACGGCGTCCACGACGTGGCCGCCGCGTTCCTGACCCCCCAGCGGGGGATGAACCCCGTGCTCGTGTCCACGGTGCTCGACTGGGAACTGCGGCAGTGCGGCGTCGACTTCCGCGAGGGCAGCGGCGTACGGGCGGTGGAGCGCCGCCCCGACGGCCGGTACGACGTCGTCCACACGGACGCCGGTGGTGCCGTGCGCACCCTGGTCGCGGACCAGGTGAGCCTGTGCTCGGCGACGGCGGCGTTCGGCATGGCCAAGTCGCTCGAACCGCGGATCGAGTTCCCGCAGCTGTTCATGGCGCTGCGGCAGATCCTCTACGTCGACCTCCCGGACGGTACGGAGAAGAACTTCACCTGCCTGAAGCTGGAGGACTCCTACGGCGGCATGCTCAGCCCGCTCAACGAGCACGTCGCGATGGTCTACCACCCGCCGGCCGGACACGTCATGAACCTCCTGATGGACCCGGTCACCGGCGCCGCCCCCGCCCCGTACGCGCGCCATCTCGCCGAGGGCCACCCGGAGACGGCGGAGCGCGCCGAGCGGACGGTGACCCGGCTGCGTGAGTTCTACCCGGAGCTGCGCCGGTCCCGGATCCTCGGGACGTACCTCAAGGTCGCGATCAACACCGTCTCGGACTCGCGGGTACGGCGGAACATCGGCGTCTTCGACGTCGGCTCCGGTGCCACGATGACCGTGCTGCCGAAGTGGACGATGTGCGCCGTCAACGCCCGCAAGGAACTGGCGCTGGCTCTGGAGCACTCCCGGGCCGCGGGCACCGTGGACGCGGACGAGGTCCGGGAGATCCTCGCCGGGTCGACCCGCGCCTGCTGGCAGACGCCGCCCGACTGGGCGGGCAAGCCCGAACTGCTGACCGCCCGGGCGAAGAAGCACGCCATCAACATGAACGTGCCCGAGGTGCTCGCCCTGAGGTTCGGTGACACCGCCGACCGGCAGGGTGCGCCACAGACTTCGTACTGA
- a CDS encoding aminotransferase class I/II-fold pyridoxal phosphate-dependent enzyme: MALSPNPVRLRNTPFVIKESSAQYARAIESNLMQVSITGRKGKQVYLPDGRGVVEFVNCSYLGLDLHPRVIAASKAVEEEWGMNFCCARSRFSFEPQRLLEEELSALYRGRAITFPSTTTAHISLMPLLASGVLFEEGATHRACLIFDQFAHSSMAYLKPVLAAEATVETVPHNSFEDLRKQAEAARARGEVPVYVADGIYSMGGLCPARELLDLAEELDLWLYVDDAHGLGIFGERGEGQLLSRIEGDIPERVILTYSLSKGFGAYGGGLLVQGEWREQLIRSYGQVYAFSAAQTFQAVYACRAVVELHREGAIAPLQRTLRERVALFDELMGQSPPFSPVRMVPIGDEANALKAAEELLAEGYYASVVFFPIVRRRSAQLRLCIAANHTEDDIRGVAAALKRLRATYATYDTDGNGEGEV; encoded by the coding sequence ATGGCGTTGTCCCCTAATCCCGTCCGGCTGAGGAACACACCCTTCGTCATCAAGGAGTCGTCCGCCCAGTACGCGCGTGCGATCGAGAGCAACCTGATGCAGGTGAGCATCACCGGCCGCAAAGGGAAACAGGTGTACCTGCCGGACGGCCGCGGCGTGGTCGAGTTCGTCAACTGCTCCTACCTCGGGCTCGACCTGCACCCCCGCGTGATCGCGGCGTCGAAGGCCGTGGAGGAGGAGTGGGGGATGAACTTCTGCTGCGCCCGTTCGCGCTTCTCCTTCGAGCCGCAGCGACTCCTGGAGGAGGAGCTGTCGGCGCTGTACCGCGGACGGGCCATCACCTTCCCCTCGACGACCACCGCGCACATCTCACTCATGCCGCTCCTCGCCAGCGGAGTGCTCTTCGAGGAGGGCGCCACGCACCGGGCCTGCCTGATCTTCGACCAGTTCGCCCACTCGTCCATGGCCTACCTCAAGCCGGTGCTCGCCGCCGAGGCGACGGTGGAGACGGTCCCGCACAACTCCTTCGAGGACCTGCGCAAGCAGGCCGAGGCCGCACGGGCGCGCGGTGAGGTGCCCGTCTACGTGGCCGACGGCATCTACTCGATGGGCGGTCTGTGCCCGGCCCGCGAACTGCTCGACCTGGCCGAGGAGCTGGATCTGTGGCTCTACGTCGATGACGCCCACGGCCTGGGCATCTTCGGCGAGCGCGGCGAGGGCCAGCTCCTCAGCCGGATCGAGGGCGACATCCCCGAGCGGGTCATCCTCACCTACTCGCTGTCCAAGGGCTTCGGCGCCTACGGCGGCGGCCTGCTCGTCCAGGGCGAGTGGCGCGAACAGCTGATCCGCTCCTACGGACAGGTCTACGCGTTCTCCGCGGCCCAGACCTTCCAGGCCGTCTACGCCTGCCGCGCCGTCGTGGAGCTGCACCGCGAGGGGGCGATCGCCCCCCTGCAGCGGACCCTGCGCGAGCGGGTGGCGCTCTTCGACGAACTGATGGGGCAGTCACCGCCGTTCAGCCCCGTCCGGATGGTGCCGATCGGGGACGAGGCGAACGCCCTGAAGGCCGCCGAGGAACTGCTGGCCGAGGGCTACTACGCGTCGGTGGTCTTCTTTCCCATCGTCCGGCGCAGGTCCGCCCAGCTGCGGCTGTGCATCGCGGCCAACCACACCGAGGACGACATCCGGGGTGTCGCCGCCGCGCTCAAGCGTCTACGGGCGACCTACGCGACGTACGACACCGACGGGAACGGGGAGGGCGAGGTATGA